A single genomic interval of Mangifera indica cultivar Alphonso chromosome 5, CATAS_Mindica_2.1, whole genome shotgun sequence harbors:
- the LOC123215713 gene encoding sm-like protein LSM5, with protein MANNPSQLLPSELIDRCIGSKIWVIMKGDKELVGTLRGFDVYVNMVLEDVTEYEITAEGRRITKLDQILLNGNNIAILVPGGSPDPE; from the exons ATGGCCAACAATCCTTCGCAGCTCCTGCCATCAG AGCTAATAGACAGGTGCATAGGATCCAAAATATGGGTGATAATGAAAGGAGACAAGGAGCTTGTTGGTACACTCAGGGGATTCGATGTATACGTCAACATGGTCCTCGAAGACGTCACTGAATA TGAGATCACAGCTGAAGGTAGACGGATCACAAAGCTCGATCAGATTTTACTTAATGGAAACAACATTGCTATT CTGGTTCCTGGTGGCTCACCTGATCCAGAATGA
- the LOC123215815 gene encoding thioredoxin-like protein 4B — MDFLLTTLTNKKEIDSIIRDTIDKVLVLRFGRSADAVCLQLDDILVKSARDVSRFATVALVDIDSEDVQVYVKYFDITFIPSTVFFFNAHHMKMDSGTADHTKWVGAFHRKQDFVDVVEAIFRGAMKGKLIVNCPLPPERIPKYQLFYKDV, encoded by the exons ATGGATTTTTTATTAACCACTTTAACaaataagaaagaaatagaCAGCATCATTAGAGATACAATAGACAAGGTTCTTGTTCTCCGCTTCGGTCGCTCCGCCGATGCCGTTTGTCTCCAGCTCGACGACATC CTTGTAAAATCGGCACGCGATGTTTCAAGGTTTGCCACTGTGGCCTTGGTTGATATTGATTCGGAAGATGTTCAAGTTTATGTGAAGTACTTCGACATCACCTTCATTCCGTCAACCGTTTTCTTCTTTAATGCTCATCATATGAAGATGGATTCTGG GACTGCTGATCACACGAAATGGGTGGGTGCATTTCATAGGAAACAAGACTTTGTTGATGTTGTGGAG GCAATATTTAGGGGAGCCATGAAAGGCAAGCTAATTGTAAATTGCCCTCTGCCTCCAGAGCGCATCCCAAAATATCAGTTGTTTTACAAGGATGTAtag
- the LOC123217166 gene encoding uncharacterized protein LOC123217166 isoform X1: MFSGTVDLMNSICLVTYNSACKMAGVKRRMYTDSDIQTLQKELDEASCPICMDHPHNAVLLLCSSHEKGCRSFICDTSYRHSNCLDRFKKLRESSQSSVTLPHSSPINSYNASNTSDVNLALRTHVIESNENRNPNRSIHSHVGFSEQPGENNHQNLGRHLEIHGEGNLNLEMGNSESLHERTELEDVDVDSSLESSLNLTCPMCRGAIQGWEVVEEARKYLNLKKRSCSRESCSFVGSYQELRRHARRVHPTVHPSEVDPSRERAWRRLEHQREYGDIVSAIRASMPGAVVVGDYVIENGERLSAERESGTGEVNGPWWTAFFLFHMMGSVDSVGESRARSRAWTRHRRSTGALSERRRFFWGENLLGLQDDDNDDDDLHILSDAGEDGSPIPRRRRRLTQSRSDEDHP; the protein is encoded by the coding sequence ATGTTTAGTGGTACTGTTGATCTGATGaattcaatatgtttagtaACTTACAACAGTGCATGCAAGATGGCTGGTGTGAAACGAAGAATGTATACTGATTCAGATATTCAAACTCTTCAAAAAGAATTAGATGAGGCATCATGCCCTATCTGCATGGACCATCCACATAATGCTGTTCTCCTCCTCTGCAGCTCACATGAGAAAGGTTGCAGATCTTTCATCTGTGATACAAGCTACCGACATTCAAATTGTTTGGAccggtttaaaaaattaagggaGAGCTCTCAGAGCAGTGTGACTTTACCTCATTCTTCACCTATAAACTCTTATAATGCTAGTAATACTTCTGATGTGAACTTGGCTTTGAGAACTCATGTGATTGAAAGTAATGAAAATCGAAATCCTAACAGAAGCATACATTCACATGTTGGATTTTCTGAACAACCAGGGgaaaataatcatcaaaatcTAGGTAGGCATTTAGAAATTCATGGAGAGGGTAATCTGAATTTGGAAATGGGGAACTCTGAGTCCTTGCATGAGAGGACTGAACTTGAAGATGTTGATGTGGATAGTTCGTTAGAATCAAGCTTGAATTTGACTTGCCCTATGTGCCGAGGAGCCATTCAAGGCTGGGAGGTTGTAGAAGAGGCCAGAAAATATCTCAACTTGAAGAAGCGATCTTGTTCCAGGGAATCATGCTCCTTTGTAGGTAGTTACCAGGAATTGCGTCGACATGCTAGGAGGGTTCACCCAACAGTACATCCCTCAGAGGTTGACCCATCCAGAGAACGAGCTTGGAGACGCCTTGAGCACCAACGAGAATATGGTGATATTGTCAGTGCCATTCGCGCATCCATGCCAGGTGCTGTTGTTGTTGGGGACTATGTGATTGAGAACGGAGAGAGATTATCAGCTGAAAGAGAAAGTGGCACTGGTGAAGTTAATGGACCATGGTGGACtgctttctttttgtttcacaTGATGGGTTCGGTTGACAGTGTTGGTGAATCGAGGGCTAGGTCAAGGGCTTGGACTAGGCATCGGCGTTCGACGGGAGCTTTATCCGAGCGTCGCCGGTTCTTTTGGGGTGAGAATCTTTTGGGTCTAcaagatgatgataatgatgatgatgacctGCATATATTGAGTGATGCAGGTGAAGATGGATCTCCAATCCCAAGAAGACGGCGGCGTTTGACACAGTCTAGGTCTGACGAGGACCATCCATGA
- the LOC123215484 gene encoding LOW QUALITY PROTEIN: 3-ketoacyl CoA thiolase 1, peroxisomal (The sequence of the model RefSeq protein was modified relative to this genomic sequence to represent the inferred CDS: inserted 1 base in 1 codon), with the protein MERALNRQKILLQHLLPPSSASRINESDALSASVCAAGDSAAYHRKAAFGDDVVIVAAYRTAICKAKRGGFKDTLADDLLAPVLKALIEKTKLNPSEIGDIVVGTVLAPGSIRATECRMAAFYAGIPETVPIRTVNRQCSSGLQAVADVAAAIKAGLYEIGIGAGLECMTQDSISTVPKVNPRVDSFAQARDCLLPMGITSENVALRYGVTRQEQDLASVESHRRAAAATASGKFKDEIIPVHTKIVDPKTGKEKPVTISVDDGIRPSTNMEDLAKLKPAFKKDGATTAGNSSQVSDGAGAVLLMKRSLAMQKGLPILGVFRSFAAVGVDPAVMGIGPAVAIPAAVRSAGLELDDIDLFEINEAFASQYVYCCKKLELAHEKVNVNGGAIALGHALGATGARCVATLLNEMKRRGKDCRFGVVSMCIGSGMGAAAVFERGDSVDELRNTXNAEKKTLLSKDAELIHLFAPLLSETRLVDDGVIS; encoded by the exons ATGGAGAGAGCTCTCAACAGACAGAAAATTTTGCTTCAGCATTTACTACCACCTTCTTCTGCTTCACGAATCAATGAATCAGATGCTCTATCT GCGTCTGTCTGTGCGGCTGGGGACAGTGCTGCATATCATAGGAAGGCTGCTTTTGGGGATGATGTTGTGATTGTTGC TGCGTATAGAACCGCTATTTGCAAGGCGAAGCGCGGAGGTTTCAAGGATACACTTGCTGATGATTTACTTGCACCTGTTCTTAAG GCATTGATAGAAAAAACTAAGTTGAACCCAAGTGAAATCGGAGATATAGTTGTTGGCACTGTTTTGGCGCCAGGCTCAATAAGAGCTACTGAATGTAGGATGGCAGCGTTCTATGCTGGTATTCCTG AAACTGTACCTATCAGAACTGTCAACAGGCAGTGTTCATCTGGCTTACAGGCTGTCGCTGATGTTGCTGCTGCTATAAAAGCTGGACTGTATGAGATCG GTATTGGAGCTGGATTGGAGTGTATGACCCAGGATTCTATTAGCACAGTTCCCAAAGTTAACCCAAGA GTAGACAGCTTTGCTCAAGCCCGAGATTGTCTTCTTCCAATGGGAATTACTTCTGAGAATGTTGCACTGCGCTATGGTGTGACACGACAAGAGCAAGACCTGGCTTCT GTTGAATCTCATAGGCGTGCTGCGGCTGCAACTGCATCTGGTAaatttaaagatgaaattatccCAGTGCATACAAAG ATCGTGGATCCAAAAACTGGAAAAGAAAAGCCTGTCACAATTTCTGTGGATGACGGTATCCGACCCAGCACAAACATGGAAGATCTGGCAAAGCTGAAGCCTGCATTTAAAAAGGATGGGGCCACAACTGCTg GGAATTCTAGCCAAGTGAGTGATGGAGCTGGAGCAGTCCTCCTTATGAAGAGAAGTTTGGCCATGCAGAAGGGACTTCCAATCCTTGGTGTGTTCAG AAGTTTTGCTGCTGTTGGTGTAGATCCTGCTGTCATGGGCATAGGTCCAGCTGTTGCAATACCAGCTGCGGTGAGGTCTGCAGGTCTTGAGCTTGATGATATTGACTTGTTTGAGATAAATGAG GCATTTGCATCCCAGTATGTCTATTGTTGTAAGAAACTAGAGCTTGCTCATGAGAAAGTCAACGTCAATGGAGGTGCAATTGCTCTTGGGCATGCTTTGGGTGCTACAG GTGCTCGTTGTGTTGCTACTCTGTTGAATGAGATGAAGCGCCGGGGCAAGGACTGTCGCTTTGGAGTGGTATCCATGTGCATAG GCTCAGGAATGGGGGCTGCAGCAGTTTTTGAAAGAGGGGACTCTGTTGATGAGTTGCGCAATA TGAATGCGGAAAAGAAAACTCTCTTATCAAAGGATGCTGAGCTGATACATTTATTTGCTCCATTGCTGTCCGAAACTAGATTGGTTGATGATGGAGTTATCTCATAA
- the LOC123217166 gene encoding uncharacterized protein LOC123217166 isoform X2: protein MAGVKRRMYTDSDIQTLQKELDEASCPICMDHPHNAVLLLCSSHEKGCRSFICDTSYRHSNCLDRFKKLRESSQSSVTLPHSSPINSYNASNTSDVNLALRTHVIESNENRNPNRSIHSHVGFSEQPGENNHQNLGRHLEIHGEGNLNLEMGNSESLHERTELEDVDVDSSLESSLNLTCPMCRGAIQGWEVVEEARKYLNLKKRSCSRESCSFVGSYQELRRHARRVHPTVHPSEVDPSRERAWRRLEHQREYGDIVSAIRASMPGAVVVGDYVIENGERLSAERESGTGEVNGPWWTAFFLFHMMGSVDSVGESRARSRAWTRHRRSTGALSERRRFFWGENLLGLQDDDNDDDDLHILSDAGEDGSPIPRRRRRLTQSRSDEDHP from the coding sequence ATGGCTGGTGTGAAACGAAGAATGTATACTGATTCAGATATTCAAACTCTTCAAAAAGAATTAGATGAGGCATCATGCCCTATCTGCATGGACCATCCACATAATGCTGTTCTCCTCCTCTGCAGCTCACATGAGAAAGGTTGCAGATCTTTCATCTGTGATACAAGCTACCGACATTCAAATTGTTTGGAccggtttaaaaaattaagggaGAGCTCTCAGAGCAGTGTGACTTTACCTCATTCTTCACCTATAAACTCTTATAATGCTAGTAATACTTCTGATGTGAACTTGGCTTTGAGAACTCATGTGATTGAAAGTAATGAAAATCGAAATCCTAACAGAAGCATACATTCACATGTTGGATTTTCTGAACAACCAGGGgaaaataatcatcaaaatcTAGGTAGGCATTTAGAAATTCATGGAGAGGGTAATCTGAATTTGGAAATGGGGAACTCTGAGTCCTTGCATGAGAGGACTGAACTTGAAGATGTTGATGTGGATAGTTCGTTAGAATCAAGCTTGAATTTGACTTGCCCTATGTGCCGAGGAGCCATTCAAGGCTGGGAGGTTGTAGAAGAGGCCAGAAAATATCTCAACTTGAAGAAGCGATCTTGTTCCAGGGAATCATGCTCCTTTGTAGGTAGTTACCAGGAATTGCGTCGACATGCTAGGAGGGTTCACCCAACAGTACATCCCTCAGAGGTTGACCCATCCAGAGAACGAGCTTGGAGACGCCTTGAGCACCAACGAGAATATGGTGATATTGTCAGTGCCATTCGCGCATCCATGCCAGGTGCTGTTGTTGTTGGGGACTATGTGATTGAGAACGGAGAGAGATTATCAGCTGAAAGAGAAAGTGGCACTGGTGAAGTTAATGGACCATGGTGGACtgctttctttttgtttcacaTGATGGGTTCGGTTGACAGTGTTGGTGAATCGAGGGCTAGGTCAAGGGCTTGGACTAGGCATCGGCGTTCGACGGGAGCTTTATCCGAGCGTCGCCGGTTCTTTTGGGGTGAGAATCTTTTGGGTCTAcaagatgatgataatgatgatgatgacctGCATATATTGAGTGATGCAGGTGAAGATGGATCTCCAATCCCAAGAAGACGGCGGCGTTTGACACAGTCTAGGTCTGACGAGGACCATCCATGA